The following nucleotide sequence is from Myxococcota bacterium.
GATCGACGTCGGGCGCGAGGTCGCCGATCGCCCCGTCGAGGAAGATCAGGTTCTTCACGTACAGCATCAGGTTCTTCGGCAGGCGCGCGCCGTGCGCCAGCAGATGCTTCAGCACGTCCTGGATCTCGGCCACGAGCTCCTGGCCCGTGAGCTGGGTCGGGTCGACGGGCGGGCGGTCGAGCTTCAGGTCGCGAGACAGTGCGGCGAAGTCGACCCCCTCGGGCAACGCGCCCAGGTCGCGGAACGCCACCAGGTGACCCGGGATGTCGTTCACGATCGCGGTCACCAAGAGGCGCATGAAGGCCAGCCGCTCGCGCTCGTCCATGCGGCCGGTCATGCCGAAGTCGAGCAGCGCGACGCGTCCGTCGGGCATGACGAACAGGTTCCCGGCGTGCAGGTCGCCGTGGAAGACGCCGTAGATCATCGCGCCCTCGAGGAACGAGATCAGAAGCGCGCGCAGCACTTCTGCGGTGTCGATGCCCGCGGCGCGCATCTGCTCGGCCTGCGCGATCGTGTAGCCCTGGAGTCTCTCCATCACGAGCACGCGGCGAGTCACGAGCTCGGGGTGCGGCCGCGGCACGACCAGCTTGGTCTGGCCGGCGTCCTGCAGCAGCCGCGCGATGTCGAGCATGTTCTCGGCCTCGAGCCGGAAGTCGAGCTCCTCGGCGATGGTCTCGGCAAACAGCTCCACGAGCGCCGGCGGGTTGGCGAGGGCCGCGACCGGAATGCGGCCCACGAGAAAGGGCGCGATCCAGGCCATCGCGCGCAAGTCACTGCGCACGAGCCGCGCGACCTGCGGCCGCTGCACCTTGACCACGACCTCTTCGCCGCTGCGCAGGCGAGCCGCGTGGACCTGCGCGATCGAGGCCGCGGCGAGACTCTGCTCGTCGAAACGCAGGAAGACCTCGCCGAGCGGCCGGCCCAGGTCCTCCTCGACCACCGCGCGCACCGCGGCGAAGGGCTCGGGCGGCACGCGGTCGCGCAGCGCGGCGAACTCTTCGACCACTTCGTCCGGGAACAGCCCCCGGCCCGAAGACACGATCTGGCCGAGCTTGATGTAGG
It contains:
- a CDS encoding AarF/UbiB family protein; the protein is MPWRAGIADLRAETQAQLPRMVRARGIPPLDRFAGAGLRLGAAVACWAALERRREQTEARAALSRRLRRAFEQLGPAYIKLGQIVSSGRGLFPDEVVEEFAALRDRVPPEPFAAVRAVVEEDLGRPLGEVFLRFDEQSLAAASIAQVHAARLRSGEEVVVKVQRPQVARLVRSDLRAMAWIAPFLVGRIPVAALANPPALVELFAETIAEELDFRLEAENMLDIARLLQDAGQTKLVVPRPHPELVTRRVLVMERLQGYTIAQAEQMRAAGIDTAEVLRALLISFLEGAMIYGVFHGDLHAGNLFVMPDGRVALLDFGMTGRMDERERLAFMRLLVTAIVNDIPGHLVAFRDLGALPEGVDFAALSRDLKLDRPPVDPTQLTGQELVAEIQDVLKHLLAHGARLPKNLMLYVKNLIFLDGAIGDLAPDVDLFGEIGRIFTYFTETHGERIAREVGGDIQFAKMDLTGFKAGLGLGSEVETLTHRELIQRREVVRKRLEDVGGPRLPEP